In Carya illinoinensis cultivar Pawnee chromosome 10, C.illinoinensisPawnee_v1, whole genome shotgun sequence, one DNA window encodes the following:
- the LOC122278142 gene encoding protein CNGC15b-like, translating to MASGRSRSVRFHDDLETSNSTPPKNILRSLKRTKKDATSKSFGRRELSRVFSEDYDVVEKIVLDPRGTVLNRWNKILLLACLVSLFVDPLFFYLPVANEEACIDISLSLEVALTVIRSLVDAFYIVQIFVRFRTAYVAPSSRVFGRGELVIDPSKISSRYLHKDFWLDLIAALPLPQMLIWAAIPSIRDSEMTPSSIVLRFLIFFQYLLRLYLIFPLSYQIVKTNGLVMETAWAGAVYNLMLYMLASHVLGSCWYLLSLQRQEECWKKVCSLQQEGCQDWFFYCHMVNDTSRAAWFKASNISRMCGANSDFFQFGIYRDALTFGVTASSFFNKYYYCLWWGLRNLSSLGQNLFTSTYIGEINFAVIIAILGLVLFALLIGNMQMYLQSTTVRLEEWRIRRTDTEEWMRHRQLPRDLKQNVRRYDQYRWVTTRGVDEEDILKGLPMDLRRDIKRHLCLDLVRQVPIFDQMDDRMLDAICERLKPSLCTPGTCLVREGDPVVEMLFIVRGYLNSYTTNGGRTGFFNSCCIGPGDFCGEELLTWALDPRPNVVLPSSTRTVEAITEVEAFALIAEDLKFVAAQFRRLHSKQLRHTFRFHSHQWRTWAACFIQAAWFRYKRQKEAAELKKRESLVASVPESALQVSAPLPPYSSGCCKYAASTRRGGSTRYASEFDILNSLQKPVEPDFTVEDR from the exons ATGGCTTCGGGTAGATCAAGATCTGTAAG ATTTCATGATGATCTTGAAACTTCAAACTCCACACCACCCAAAAATATTCTTCGGAGCCTGAAGAGGACTAAGAAAGATGCAACAAGCAAGTCATTTGGTAGAAGAGAACTCTCCAGAGTCTTCTCTGAGGATTACGATGTGGTGGAGAAGATAGTATTGGATCCTCGGGGAACTGTTCTGAACAGATGGAACAAAATACTCTTATTGGCATGTTTGGTTTCACTTTTTGTGGACCCCCTGTTCTTTTACTTACCAGTGGCTAATGAAGAGGCATGCATTGATATTAGTTTATCCCTTGAAGTAGCCCTCACAGTCATTCGGTCACTGGTTGATGCATTTTACATTGTTCAGATTTTTGTTCGGTTTCGAACTGCTTATGTTGCTCCTTCCTCTCGAGTATTTGGTAGGGGAGAACTTGTTATTGACCCTTCAAAGATATCCTCACGATACCTTCATAAAGACTTTTGGCTTGACCTTATTGCTGCTCTACCCCTTCCACAG ATGTTGATTTGGGCTGCAATCCCAAGTATAAGAGATTCGGAAATGACCCCTTCAAGTATTGTTCTTCGCTTCCTTATCTTCTTTCAGTACCTTCTGAGGCTATATCTTATCTTTCCCCTCTCATATCAAATTGTCAAGACCAATGGGCTTGTGATGGAAACAGCATGGGCTGGAGCAGTGTATAATCTGATGCTGTATATGTTGGCAAGTCAC gttTTAGGATCCTGTTGGTACCTCTTATCCCTTCAACGGCAAGAAGAATGTTGGAAGAAAGTTTGTAGTCTTCAACAAGAAGGTTGCCAAGATTGGTTTTTCTACTGTCATATGGTAAATGACACTAGTAGAGCTGCTTGGTTCAAAGCGAGCAATATCTCTAGAATGTGTGGTGCAAATAGTGACTTCTTTCAGTTTGGCATTTATCGTGATGCCTTGACTTTCGGAGTTACAGCCTCGAGTTTCTTCAACAAGTACTACTACTGTCTTTGGTGGGGGCTTAGAAATCTAAG CTCTTTGGGGCAGAATCTCTTCACCAGCACTTATATTGGAGAAATTAATTTTGCTGTTATCATTGCAATTCTTGGATTGGTGCTTTTTGCTTTGCTTATAGGTAACATGCAG ATGTACCTCCAATCCACTACTGTGAGATTGGAAGAGTGGAGGATTAGGAGGACAGATACCGAAGAATGGATGCGTCACAGGCAGCTACCACGTGATTTGAAGCAAAATGTGCGAAGGTATGATCAATACAGATGGGTTACAACTCGGGGAGTTGACGAGGAAGATATTCTGAAGGGTCTTCCAATGGATCTCAGGCGAGATATCAAACGCCACCTCTGTCTTGATCTAGTCCGACAA GTACCAATCTTTGATCAGATGGATGATAGGATGTTAGATGCCATATGTGAAAGGCTGAAACCCTCCCTATGCACTCCTGGCACTTGCCTAGTTCGAGAGGGTGATCCTGTAGTTGAGATGCTTTTCATTGTCCGAGGTTACTTAAATTCTTACACCACTAATGGTGGTCGCACTGGGTTCTTTAACTCATGCTGCATTGGCCCGGGCGACTTTTGTGGTGAGGAATTACTAACATGGGCCCTAGACCCTCGTCCAAATGTTGTGCTTCCATCATCTACACGCACAGTGGAAGCCATCACTGAAGTTGAAGCTTTTGCTCTCATTGCTGAGGACTTGAAGTTTGTAGCAGCCCAATTCCGAAGGCTACACAGTAAGCAACTCAGGCACACATTTAGGTTTCATTCTCACCAATGGAGAACATGGGCTGCCTGCTTCATACAGGCAGCTTGGTTTCGATATAAAAGACAGAAAGAAGCAGCTGAGCTCAAGAAGAGGGAGAGTCTAGTTGCCTCTGTGCCCGAATCTGCACTACAAGTGAGTGCACCCTTGCCCCCATACAGCTCAGGCTGTTGCAAATATGCGGCAAGCACTAGAAGAGGTGGAAGTACGCGGTATGCATCAGAGTTTGACATCCTAAACTCGCTACAGAAACCGGTTGAACCTGATTTTACTGTTGAAGATAGGTGA